In the genome of Streptomyces lydicus, the window GGAGTCCAGCTCCGCGGCCTCGCCGCTGCTGCCGACCAGCACCCCGGCCGACGACTCCGTCACGCTCACCACCGCGCCCGGCTGCACACCGGCCCGCCGGAGGGTGTACATCAGCTGGGCGTCCGCCTGGATCGGCTCGCCGATCCGGCGCACCACGGCCGTCTTGCCGTCGGCCCCGGCGTCCAGATCCATCAGGCTCACCATCCCGGCGTCCAGGAACGGGTCGCCCCCGGCCGCCTCGCCGAGCTCTTCCAGCCCCGGGATGGGGTTGCCGTACGGCGACTCCGTCGGATGCCGCAGCAGCTCCACGACGCGGCGCTCGACCGCCTCGCTCATCACGTGCTCCCAGCGGCACGCCTCGGCGTGCACCTGCTCCCATTCGAGCCCGATGACGTCGACGAGCAGGCACTCGGCGAGGCGGTGCTTGCGCATCACCCGCGTCGCCAGCCGCCGGCCCTCCTCCGTCAGCTCCAGATGGCGGTCGCCCGCGACCGTCAGCAGCCCGTCCCGCTCCATGCGCGCGACCGTCTGGCTCACCGTCGGGCCGCTCTGTTCCAGCCGCTCCGCGA includes:
- a CDS encoding metal-dependent transcriptional regulator; this encodes MSGLIDTTEMYLRTILELEEEGVVPMRARIAERLEQSGPTVSQTVARMERDGLLTVAGDRHLELTEEGRRLATRVMRKHRLAECLLVDVIGLEWEQVHAEACRWEHVMSEAVERRVVELLRHPTESPYGNPIPGLEELGEAAGGDPFLDAGMVSLMDLDAGADGKTAVVRRIGEPIQADAQLMYTLRRAGVQPGAVVSVTESSAGVLVGSSGEAAELDSEIAAHVFVAKR